One window of the Syngnathoides biaculeatus isolate LvHL_M chromosome 11, ASM1980259v1, whole genome shotgun sequence genome contains the following:
- the LOC133508294 gene encoding diacylglycerol kinase theta-like isoform X12 gives MADCRPAPPETADRGRAEKRFQNSLGLGHSFKRVALTKPTFCHHCSDFLWGLSGFLCEACNLMCHEKCLKTLGSACSSAAPSAVRIPVAHCLAPDAHKRRVCCVCRKQTEGNGALRCQVCELHVHADCVAFSCADCRQCHVDGPPPQDTFHHHWREGNLSPAARCQACRRTCGSSDVLAGVRCEWCGVTCHAACRPSVAPECDLGPLRRLMLHPACVRLPSGNSSERRCFRIAEGAGRSPGDGDDVESPGDGPPAAPERGKRFVKVYDGDEALESARFRLVSVVRTAGNREILEAALRAFYLPGDPRHFQLQEAGGLGRLRGDDERNGDPGDGAAWILRAKGGGAEVIQVYGGAARRGRDFVGVGVSQDATAASVLAEVLPRLALRASAPSDLRDGAFSGSPGKDDATPFELQEVFMSAKRVEKQTLTPQQNILERLHDIRKMSLRRMNLTRFYVAERQSRAPAQVSLLIGGLPPLLSKEQYWQLTEEALDLKSHLADISHVYAGRGAVGLRLRCWSEAERVFTSARAARVRGRSLTPLVIPDVRAGPAGEDVRPLLVFVNPKSGGLKGEELLRGFRKILNPHQVFDLSNGGPLPGFHAFRALPSFRVLVCGGDGTVGWVLGDLEALRHQLACREPPVGIVPLGTGNDLARVLRWGAGYGGEDPAHILACVDEADEVPMDRWTVLLDARDLGEDGAETFPEAPKIVHMSNYLGVGIDAELSLDFHRARQDDPDKFTSSWRQLASAARLSCRFCRLPGSTTRACT, from the exons ATGGCGGACTGCAGGCCGGCTCCACCGGAAACTGCGGACAGGGGCCGGGCCGAGAAACGCTTCCAGAACTCTTTGGGTTTGGGTCATAGCTTCAAGAGGGTCGCGCTCACCAAGCCCACCTTCTGCCATCACTGCAGCGACTTCCTGTGGGGCCTGAGCGGCTTCCTGTGCGAAG CGTGTAACTTGATGTGTCACGAGAAATGCCTGAAGACGCTGGGCTCGGCGTGCTCCAGCGCGGCGCCCTCGGCGGTCCGG ATCCCCGTGGCTCACTGCCTCGCCCCGGACGCTCACAAGCGGCGCGTTTGCTGCGTGTGCAGGAAGCAGACGGAGGGAAACGGAGCGCTTCGTTGCCAAG TGTGCGAGCTGCACGTGCACGCCGACTGCGTCGCCTTCTCCTGCGCCGATTGCCGCCAGTGCCACGTGGACGGGCCCCCGCCGCAG GACACCTTTCACCACCACTGGCGGGAGGGCAACCTGTCGCCGGCGGCGCGCTGCCAGGCGTGCCGGCGGACCTGCGGCTCGTCCGACGTCCTGGCGGGCGTCAGGTGCGAGTGGTGCGGCGTCACG TGTCACGCGGCGTGCCGCCCGAGCGTGGCGCCGGAGTGCGACCTGGGCCCTCTGCGCCGCCTGATGCTGCATCCCGCCTGCGTGCGCCTCCCGTCCGGGAACTCGAGCGAGCGCCGCTGCTTCCGCATCGCCGAGGGCGCCGGGCGTTCGCCGG gcGACGGCGATGACGTGGAGTCGCCCGGAGACGGCCCGCCGGCGGCGCCCGAGCGCG GCAAACGCTTCGTCAAGGTCTACGACGGCGACGAAGCCCTGGAGAGCGCTCGCTTCCGCCTCGTCTCCGTCGTCAGGACCGCCGGGAACCGGGAAATTCTG GAGGCGGCGTTGCGGGCCTTCTACCTGCCCGGCGACCCCCGGCACTTCCAGCTGCAGGAGGCGGGCGGACTCGGCCGTCTCCGTGGCGACGACGAGCGGAACGGGGATCCGGGCGACGGCGCCGCCTGGATCCTGAGGGCCAAAGGGGGCGGCGCCGAGGTCATCCAAGTGTACGGGGGCGCGGCCAG GCGGGGGCGGGACTTCGTCGGCGTGGGCGTGTCCCAGGACGCCACGGCGGCGTCCGTCCTGGCCGAGGTCCTCCCCCGGCTGGCGCTGCGG GCCTCTGCACCCTCCGACCTTCGGGACGGAGCCTTCTCGGGTTCCCCGGGCAAAGACGACGCGACGCCATTCGAACTGCAGGAAGTCTTCATGAGCGCCAAACGGG TGGAGAAACAAACGCTGACGCCGCAGCAGAACATTCTGGAGAGATTGCACGACATCAGGAAG ATGTCCTTGCGCCGGATGAACCTGACCCGCTTCTACGTGGCGGAGAGGCAGAGCCGTGCGCCGGCGCAGGTGAGCCTGCTGATTGGAGGGCTGCCCCCCCTGCTGTCCAAAGAGCAGTACTGGCAGCTCACCGAGGAAGCGCTGGACCTCAAAA GCCACCTGGCGGACATCAGCCACGTGTACGCCGGCCGAG GCGCGGTGGGCTTGCGGTTGCGGTGCTGGTCCGAGGCCGAGCGCGTCTTCACGTCGGCGAGGGCCGCCCGCGTCCGCGGCCGATCGCTGACGCCGCTCGTCATCCCGGACGTGCGG GCGGGCCCGGCGGGCGAGGACGTGCGCCCCCTGCTGGTGTTCGTCAACCCAAAGAGCGGCGGCCTGAAGGGCGAAGAGCTTCTCCGCGGCTTCCGGAAGATTCTCAACCCGCACCAAGTCTTCGACCTCTCCAACGGGGGCCCTCTGCCGGG CTTCCACGCCTTCCGGGCCCTTCCCAGCTTCCGGGTGTTGGTGTGCGGGGGCGACGGCACGGTGGGGTGGGTGCTGGGCGACTTGGAGGCGCTGCGTCACCAGCTGGCCTGCCGGGAGCCGCCCGTCGGCATCGTGCCGCTCGGAACAG GCAACGACCTGGCCCGCGTGCTGCGCTGGGGGGCGGGTTACGGCGGCGAGGACCCGGCGCACATCCTGGCGTGCGTGGACGAGGCGGACGAGGTCCCGATGGACCGCTGGACCGTCCTGCTGGACGCCCGGGACCTCGGCGAGGACGGCGCCGAGACCTTCCCGGAAGCGCCCAAG ATCGTCCACATGAGCAACTACTTGGGAGTGGGCATCGACGCCGAGCTCAGCCTGGACTTCCACCGGGCCCGCCAGGACGACCCGGACAAGTTCACCAGCAG CTGGCGACAACTTGCGAGCGCCGCCCGCCTCTCTTGTCGGTTTTGTCGGCTGCCAGGTTCCACAACAAGGGCGTGTACGTGA
- the LOC133508294 gene encoding diacylglycerol kinase theta-like isoform X10 — translation MADCRPAPPETADRGRAEKRFQNSLGLGHSFKRVALTKPTFCHHCSDFLWGLSGFLCEGDGDDVESPGDGPPAAPERGKRFVKVYDGDEALESARFRLVSVVRTAGNREILEAALRAFYLPGDPRHFQLQEAGGLGRLRGDDERNGDPGDGAAWILRAKGGGAEVIQVYGGAARRGRDFVGVGVSQDATAASVLAEVLPRLALRASAPSDLRDGAFSGSPGKDDATPFELQEVFMSAKRVEKQTLTPQQNILERLHDIRKMSLRRMNLTRFYVAERQSRAPAQVSLLIGGLPPLLSKEQYWQLTEEALDLKSHLADISHVYAGRGAVGLRLRCWSEAERVFTSARAARVRGRSLTPLVIPDVRAGPAGEDVRPLLVFVNPKSGGLKGEELLRGFRKILNPHQVFDLSNGGPLPGFHAFRALPSFRVLVCGGDGTVGWVLGDLEALRHQLACREPPVGIVPLGTGNDLARVLRWGAGYGGEDPAHILACVDEADEVPMDRWTVLLDARDLGEDGAETFPEAPKIVHMSNYLGVGIDAELSLDFHRARQDDPDKFTSRYGAPVPLRSTGLRLVCERRLLGSRVDLRPKTSRRPSPSRETLPVSVLPPSDLRRVCKTAKLATTCERRPPLLSVLSAARFHNKGVYVKAGLQKISAARSLHRELQLQVSAAPRDLPTSRPPDLPLPARSWGSGADLWGSEADARYSKPSIDDGLLEVVGVTGVVHMGQVQSGLRSGIRIAQGNYARVTLRKAFPVQVDGEPWLQPPGHIVVSAAGPKVRMLRKSKRKPEKATHGAKDERWESSAPSDRRADGMKPRP, via the exons ATGGCGGACTGCAGGCCGGCTCCACCGGAAACTGCGGACAGGGGCCGGGCCGAGAAACGCTTCCAGAACTCTTTGGGTTTGGGTCATAGCTTCAAGAGGGTCGCGCTCACCAAGCCCACCTTCTGCCATCACTGCAGCGACTTCCTGTGGGGCCTGAGCGGCTTCCTGTGCGAAG gcGACGGCGATGACGTGGAGTCGCCCGGAGACGGCCCGCCGGCGGCGCCCGAGCGCG GCAAACGCTTCGTCAAGGTCTACGACGGCGACGAAGCCCTGGAGAGCGCTCGCTTCCGCCTCGTCTCCGTCGTCAGGACCGCCGGGAACCGGGAAATTCTG GAGGCGGCGTTGCGGGCCTTCTACCTGCCCGGCGACCCCCGGCACTTCCAGCTGCAGGAGGCGGGCGGACTCGGCCGTCTCCGTGGCGACGACGAGCGGAACGGGGATCCGGGCGACGGCGCCGCCTGGATCCTGAGGGCCAAAGGGGGCGGCGCCGAGGTCATCCAAGTGTACGGGGGCGCGGCCAG GCGGGGGCGGGACTTCGTCGGCGTGGGCGTGTCCCAGGACGCCACGGCGGCGTCCGTCCTGGCCGAGGTCCTCCCCCGGCTGGCGCTGCGG GCCTCTGCACCCTCCGACCTTCGGGACGGAGCCTTCTCGGGTTCCCCGGGCAAAGACGACGCGACGCCATTCGAACTGCAGGAAGTCTTCATGAGCGCCAAACGGG TGGAGAAACAAACGCTGACGCCGCAGCAGAACATTCTGGAGAGATTGCACGACATCAGGAAG ATGTCCTTGCGCCGGATGAACCTGACCCGCTTCTACGTGGCGGAGAGGCAGAGCCGTGCGCCGGCGCAGGTGAGCCTGCTGATTGGAGGGCTGCCCCCCCTGCTGTCCAAAGAGCAGTACTGGCAGCTCACCGAGGAAGCGCTGGACCTCAAAA GCCACCTGGCGGACATCAGCCACGTGTACGCCGGCCGAG GCGCGGTGGGCTTGCGGTTGCGGTGCTGGTCCGAGGCCGAGCGCGTCTTCACGTCGGCGAGGGCCGCCCGCGTCCGCGGCCGATCGCTGACGCCGCTCGTCATCCCGGACGTGCGG GCGGGCCCGGCGGGCGAGGACGTGCGCCCCCTGCTGGTGTTCGTCAACCCAAAGAGCGGCGGCCTGAAGGGCGAAGAGCTTCTCCGCGGCTTCCGGAAGATTCTCAACCCGCACCAAGTCTTCGACCTCTCCAACGGGGGCCCTCTGCCGGG CTTCCACGCCTTCCGGGCCCTTCCCAGCTTCCGGGTGTTGGTGTGCGGGGGCGACGGCACGGTGGGGTGGGTGCTGGGCGACTTGGAGGCGCTGCGTCACCAGCTGGCCTGCCGGGAGCCGCCCGTCGGCATCGTGCCGCTCGGAACAG GCAACGACCTGGCCCGCGTGCTGCGCTGGGGGGCGGGTTACGGCGGCGAGGACCCGGCGCACATCCTGGCGTGCGTGGACGAGGCGGACGAGGTCCCGATGGACCGCTGGACCGTCCTGCTGGACGCCCGGGACCTCGGCGAGGACGGCGCCGAGACCTTCCCGGAAGCGCCCAAG ATCGTCCACATGAGCAACTACTTGGGAGTGGGCATCGACGCCGAGCTCAGCCTGGACTTCCACCGGGCCCGCCAGGACGACCCGGACAAGTTCACCAGCAGGTACGGCGCGCCGGTCCCACTCCGGTCGACGGGTTTGCGACTGGTGTGCGAGCGACGATTACTTGGATCCCGAGTAGATCTCAGGCCGAAGACCTCTCGCCGTCCGAGTCCTTCTCGAGAGACTTTGCCGGTTTCTGTGCTCCCCCCTTCTGACTTGCGCCGTGTCTGCAAAACGGCAAAGCTGGCGACAACTTGCGAGCGCCGCCCGCCTCTCTTGTCGGTTTTGTCGGCTGCCAGGTTCCACAACAAGGGCGTGTACGTGAAGGCGGGCCTGCAGAAGATCAGCGCCGCCAGGAGTCTGCACAGGGAACTGCAGCTCCAG GTGAGCGCAGCCCCGCGCGACCTCCCGACCTCACGACCTCCCGACCTCCCTCTGCCCGCACGTAGCTGGGGTTCCGGCGCGGACCTGTGGGGTTCCGAGGCGGACGCTCGCTACAGTAAGCCGAGCATCGACGACGGCCTGCTGGAGGTGGTGGGCGTCACGGGCGTGGTCCACATG GGTCAGGTGCAGAGCGGCCTGCGTTCCGGCATTCGGATCGCGCAGGGGAATTACGCGCGGGTCACGCTGAGGAAGGCTTTCCCGGTCCAGGTGGACGGCGAACCGTGGCTCCAACCTCCGGGACACATCGTTGTCTCCGCCGCCGGGCCCAAG GTGCGCATGCTGAGGAAGTCCAAACGCAAACCCGAGAAAGCGACGCACGGCGCCAAAGACGAGCGCTGGGAAAGCTCCGCCCCCTCGGACCGGCGTGCCGACGGGATGAAGCCGCGACCTTGA
- the LOC133508294 gene encoding diacylglycerol kinase theta-like isoform X5 has translation MADCRPAPPETADRGRAEKRFQNSLGLGHSFKRVALTKPTFCHHCSDFLWGLSGFLCEACNLMCHEKCLKTLGSACSSAAPSAVRIPVAHCLAPDAHKRRVCCVCRKQTEGNGALRCQVCELHVHADCVAFSCADCRQCHVDGPPPQDTFHHHWREGNLSPAARCQACRRTCGSSDVLAGVRCEWCGVTCHAACRPSVAPECDLGPLRRLMLHPACVRLPSGNSSERRCFRIAEGAGRSPGDGDDVESPGDGPPAAPERGKRFVKVYDGDEALESARFRLVSVVRTAGNREILEAALRAFYLPGDPRHFQLQEAGGLGRLRGDDERNGDPGDGAAWILRAKGGGAEVIQVYGGAARRGRDFVGVGVSQDATAASVLAEVLPRLALRASAPSDLRDGAFSGSPGKDDATPFELQEVFMSAKRVEKQTLTPQQNILERLHDIRKMSLRRMNLTRFYVAERQSRAPAQVSLLIGGLPPLLSKEQYWQLTEEALDLKSHLADISHVYAGRGAVGLRLRCWSEAERVFTSARAARVRGRSLTPLVIPDVRAGPAGEDVRPLLVFVNPKSGGLKGEELLRGFRKILNPHQVFDLSNGGPLPGCRFAGVAVPRGADPAGSDGFLVSRAQLPRLPGPSQLPGVGVRGRRHGGVGAGRLGGAASPAGLPGAARRHRAARNRQRPGPRAALGGGLRRRGPGAHPGVRGRGGRGPDGPLDRPAGRPGPRRGRRRDLPGSAQDRPHEQLLGSGHRRRAQPGLPPGPPGRPGQVHQQLATTCERRPPLLSVLSAARFHNKGVYVKAGLQKISAARSLHRELQLQVSAAPRDLPTSRPPDLPLPARSWGSGADLWGSEADARYSKPSIDDGLLEVVGVTGVVHMGQVQSGLRSGIRIAQGNYARVTLRKAFPVQVDGEPWLQPPGHIVVSAAGPKVRMLRKSKRKPEKATHGAKDERWESSAPSDRRADGMKPRP, from the exons ATGGCGGACTGCAGGCCGGCTCCACCGGAAACTGCGGACAGGGGCCGGGCCGAGAAACGCTTCCAGAACTCTTTGGGTTTGGGTCATAGCTTCAAGAGGGTCGCGCTCACCAAGCCCACCTTCTGCCATCACTGCAGCGACTTCCTGTGGGGCCTGAGCGGCTTCCTGTGCGAAG CGTGTAACTTGATGTGTCACGAGAAATGCCTGAAGACGCTGGGCTCGGCGTGCTCCAGCGCGGCGCCCTCGGCGGTCCGG ATCCCCGTGGCTCACTGCCTCGCCCCGGACGCTCACAAGCGGCGCGTTTGCTGCGTGTGCAGGAAGCAGACGGAGGGAAACGGAGCGCTTCGTTGCCAAG TGTGCGAGCTGCACGTGCACGCCGACTGCGTCGCCTTCTCCTGCGCCGATTGCCGCCAGTGCCACGTGGACGGGCCCCCGCCGCAG GACACCTTTCACCACCACTGGCGGGAGGGCAACCTGTCGCCGGCGGCGCGCTGCCAGGCGTGCCGGCGGACCTGCGGCTCGTCCGACGTCCTGGCGGGCGTCAGGTGCGAGTGGTGCGGCGTCACG TGTCACGCGGCGTGCCGCCCGAGCGTGGCGCCGGAGTGCGACCTGGGCCCTCTGCGCCGCCTGATGCTGCATCCCGCCTGCGTGCGCCTCCCGTCCGGGAACTCGAGCGAGCGCCGCTGCTTCCGCATCGCCGAGGGCGCCGGGCGTTCGCCGG gcGACGGCGATGACGTGGAGTCGCCCGGAGACGGCCCGCCGGCGGCGCCCGAGCGCG GCAAACGCTTCGTCAAGGTCTACGACGGCGACGAAGCCCTGGAGAGCGCTCGCTTCCGCCTCGTCTCCGTCGTCAGGACCGCCGGGAACCGGGAAATTCTG GAGGCGGCGTTGCGGGCCTTCTACCTGCCCGGCGACCCCCGGCACTTCCAGCTGCAGGAGGCGGGCGGACTCGGCCGTCTCCGTGGCGACGACGAGCGGAACGGGGATCCGGGCGACGGCGCCGCCTGGATCCTGAGGGCCAAAGGGGGCGGCGCCGAGGTCATCCAAGTGTACGGGGGCGCGGCCAG GCGGGGGCGGGACTTCGTCGGCGTGGGCGTGTCCCAGGACGCCACGGCGGCGTCCGTCCTGGCCGAGGTCCTCCCCCGGCTGGCGCTGCGG GCCTCTGCACCCTCCGACCTTCGGGACGGAGCCTTCTCGGGTTCCCCGGGCAAAGACGACGCGACGCCATTCGAACTGCAGGAAGTCTTCATGAGCGCCAAACGGG TGGAGAAACAAACGCTGACGCCGCAGCAGAACATTCTGGAGAGATTGCACGACATCAGGAAG ATGTCCTTGCGCCGGATGAACCTGACCCGCTTCTACGTGGCGGAGAGGCAGAGCCGTGCGCCGGCGCAGGTGAGCCTGCTGATTGGAGGGCTGCCCCCCCTGCTGTCCAAAGAGCAGTACTGGCAGCTCACCGAGGAAGCGCTGGACCTCAAAA GCCACCTGGCGGACATCAGCCACGTGTACGCCGGCCGAG GCGCGGTGGGCTTGCGGTTGCGGTGCTGGTCCGAGGCCGAGCGCGTCTTCACGTCGGCGAGGGCCGCCCGCGTCCGCGGCCGATCGCTGACGCCGCTCGTCATCCCGGACGTGCGG GCGGGCCCGGCGGGCGAGGACGTGCGCCCCCTGCTGGTGTTCGTCAACCCAAAGAGCGGCGGCCTGAAGGGCGAAGAGCTTCTCCGCGGCTTCCGGAAGATTCTCAACCCGCACCAAGTCTTCGACCTCTCCAACGGGGGCCCTCTGCCGGGGTGTCGTTTTGCCGGCGTCGCCGTCCCGCGTGGCGCCGACCCGGCCGGCTCTGACGGATTTCTTGTGTCGCGTGCGCAGCTTCCACGCCTTCCGGGCCCTTCCCAGCTTCCGGGTGTTGGTGTGCGGGGGCGACGGCACGGTGGGGTGGGTGCTGGGCGACTTGGAGGCGCTGCGTCACCAGCTGGCCTGCCGGGAGCCGCCCGTCGGCATCGTGCCGCTCGGAACAG GCAACGACCTGGCCCGCGTGCTGCGCTGGGGGGCGGGTTACGGCGGCGAGGACCCGGCGCACATCCTGGCGTGCGTGGACGAGGCGGACGAGGTCCCGATGGACCGCTGGACCGTCCTGCTGGACGCCCGGGACCTCGGCGAGGACGGCGCCGAGACCTTCCCGGAAGCGCCCAAG ATCGTCCACATGAGCAACTACTTGGGAGTGGGCATCGACGCCGAGCTCAGCCTGGACTTCCACCGGGCCCGCCAGGACGACCCGGACAAGTTCACCAGCAG CTGGCGACAACTTGCGAGCGCCGCCCGCCTCTCTTGTCGGTTTTGTCGGCTGCCAGGTTCCACAACAAGGGCGTGTACGTGAAGGCGGGCCTGCAGAAGATCAGCGCCGCCAGGAGTCTGCACAGGGAACTGCAGCTCCAG GTGAGCGCAGCCCCGCGCGACCTCCCGACCTCACGACCTCCCGACCTCCCTCTGCCCGCACGTAGCTGGGGTTCCGGCGCGGACCTGTGGGGTTCCGAGGCGGACGCTCGCTACAGTAAGCCGAGCATCGACGACGGCCTGCTGGAGGTGGTGGGCGTCACGGGCGTGGTCCACATG GGTCAGGTGCAGAGCGGCCTGCGTTCCGGCATTCGGATCGCGCAGGGGAATTACGCGCGGGTCACGCTGAGGAAGGCTTTCCCGGTCCAGGTGGACGGCGAACCGTGGCTCCAACCTCCGGGACACATCGTTGTCTCCGCCGCCGGGCCCAAG GTGCGCATGCTGAGGAAGTCCAAACGCAAACCCGAGAAAGCGACGCACGGCGCCAAAGACGAGCGCTGGGAAAGCTCCGCCCCCTCGGACCGGCGTGCCGACGGGATGAAGCCGCGACCTTGA
- the LOC133508294 gene encoding diacylglycerol kinase theta-like isoform X6, with product MCHEKCLKTLGSACSSAAPSAVRIPVAHCLAPDAHKRRVCCVCRKQTEGNGALRCQVCELHVHADCVAFSCADCRQCHVDGPPPQDTFHHHWREGNLSPAARCQACRRTCGSSDVLAGVRCEWCGVTCHAACRPSVAPECDLGPLRRLMLHPACVRLPSGNSSERRCFRIAEGAGRSPGDGDDVESPGDGPPAAPERGKRFVKVYDGDEALESARFRLVSVVRTAGNREILEAALRAFYLPGDPRHFQLQEAGGLGRLRGDDERNGDPGDGAAWILRAKGGGAEVIQVYGGAARRGRDFVGVGVSQDATAASVLAEVLPRLALRASAPSDLRDGAFSGSPGKDDATPFELQEVFMSAKRVEKQTLTPQQNILERLHDIRKMSLRRMNLTRFYVAERQSRAPAQVSLLIGGLPPLLSKEQYWQLTEEALDLKSHLADISHVYAGRGAVGLRLRCWSEAERVFTSARAARVRGRSLTPLVIPDVRAGPAGEDVRPLLVFVNPKSGGLKGEELLRGFRKILNPHQVFDLSNGGPLPGFHAFRALPSFRVLVCGGDGTVGWVLGDLEALRHQLACREPPVGIVPLGTGNDLARVLRWGAGYGGEDPAHILACVDEADEVPMDRWTVLLDARDLGEDGAETFPEAPKIVHMSNYLGVGIDAELSLDFHRARQDDPDKFTSRYGAPVPLRSTGLRLVCERRLLGSRVDLRPKTSRRPSPSRETLPVSVLPPSDLRRVCKTAKLATTCERRPPLLSVLSAARFHNKGVYVKAGLQKISAARSLHRELQLQVSAAPRDLPTSRPPDLPLPARSWGSGADLWGSEADARYSKPSIDDGLLEVVGVTGVVHMGQVQSGLRSGIRIAQGNYARVTLRKAFPVQVDGEPWLQPPGHIVVSAAGPKVRMLRKSKRKPEKATHGAKDERWESSAPSDRRADGMKPRP from the exons ATGTGTCACGAGAAATGCCTGAAGACGCTGGGCTCGGCGTGCTCCAGCGCGGCGCCCTCGGCGGTCCGG ATCCCCGTGGCTCACTGCCTCGCCCCGGACGCTCACAAGCGGCGCGTTTGCTGCGTGTGCAGGAAGCAGACGGAGGGAAACGGAGCGCTTCGTTGCCAAG TGTGCGAGCTGCACGTGCACGCCGACTGCGTCGCCTTCTCCTGCGCCGATTGCCGCCAGTGCCACGTGGACGGGCCCCCGCCGCAG GACACCTTTCACCACCACTGGCGGGAGGGCAACCTGTCGCCGGCGGCGCGCTGCCAGGCGTGCCGGCGGACCTGCGGCTCGTCCGACGTCCTGGCGGGCGTCAGGTGCGAGTGGTGCGGCGTCACG TGTCACGCGGCGTGCCGCCCGAGCGTGGCGCCGGAGTGCGACCTGGGCCCTCTGCGCCGCCTGATGCTGCATCCCGCCTGCGTGCGCCTCCCGTCCGGGAACTCGAGCGAGCGCCGCTGCTTCCGCATCGCCGAGGGCGCCGGGCGTTCGCCGG gcGACGGCGATGACGTGGAGTCGCCCGGAGACGGCCCGCCGGCGGCGCCCGAGCGCG GCAAACGCTTCGTCAAGGTCTACGACGGCGACGAAGCCCTGGAGAGCGCTCGCTTCCGCCTCGTCTCCGTCGTCAGGACCGCCGGGAACCGGGAAATTCTG GAGGCGGCGTTGCGGGCCTTCTACCTGCCCGGCGACCCCCGGCACTTCCAGCTGCAGGAGGCGGGCGGACTCGGCCGTCTCCGTGGCGACGACGAGCGGAACGGGGATCCGGGCGACGGCGCCGCCTGGATCCTGAGGGCCAAAGGGGGCGGCGCCGAGGTCATCCAAGTGTACGGGGGCGCGGCCAG GCGGGGGCGGGACTTCGTCGGCGTGGGCGTGTCCCAGGACGCCACGGCGGCGTCCGTCCTGGCCGAGGTCCTCCCCCGGCTGGCGCTGCGG GCCTCTGCACCCTCCGACCTTCGGGACGGAGCCTTCTCGGGTTCCCCGGGCAAAGACGACGCGACGCCATTCGAACTGCAGGAAGTCTTCATGAGCGCCAAACGGG TGGAGAAACAAACGCTGACGCCGCAGCAGAACATTCTGGAGAGATTGCACGACATCAGGAAG ATGTCCTTGCGCCGGATGAACCTGACCCGCTTCTACGTGGCGGAGAGGCAGAGCCGTGCGCCGGCGCAGGTGAGCCTGCTGATTGGAGGGCTGCCCCCCCTGCTGTCCAAAGAGCAGTACTGGCAGCTCACCGAGGAAGCGCTGGACCTCAAAA GCCACCTGGCGGACATCAGCCACGTGTACGCCGGCCGAG GCGCGGTGGGCTTGCGGTTGCGGTGCTGGTCCGAGGCCGAGCGCGTCTTCACGTCGGCGAGGGCCGCCCGCGTCCGCGGCCGATCGCTGACGCCGCTCGTCATCCCGGACGTGCGG GCGGGCCCGGCGGGCGAGGACGTGCGCCCCCTGCTGGTGTTCGTCAACCCAAAGAGCGGCGGCCTGAAGGGCGAAGAGCTTCTCCGCGGCTTCCGGAAGATTCTCAACCCGCACCAAGTCTTCGACCTCTCCAACGGGGGCCCTCTGCCGGG CTTCCACGCCTTCCGGGCCCTTCCCAGCTTCCGGGTGTTGGTGTGCGGGGGCGACGGCACGGTGGGGTGGGTGCTGGGCGACTTGGAGGCGCTGCGTCACCAGCTGGCCTGCCGGGAGCCGCCCGTCGGCATCGTGCCGCTCGGAACAG GCAACGACCTGGCCCGCGTGCTGCGCTGGGGGGCGGGTTACGGCGGCGAGGACCCGGCGCACATCCTGGCGTGCGTGGACGAGGCGGACGAGGTCCCGATGGACCGCTGGACCGTCCTGCTGGACGCCCGGGACCTCGGCGAGGACGGCGCCGAGACCTTCCCGGAAGCGCCCAAG ATCGTCCACATGAGCAACTACTTGGGAGTGGGCATCGACGCCGAGCTCAGCCTGGACTTCCACCGGGCCCGCCAGGACGACCCGGACAAGTTCACCAGCAGGTACGGCGCGCCGGTCCCACTCCGGTCGACGGGTTTGCGACTGGTGTGCGAGCGACGATTACTTGGATCCCGAGTAGATCTCAGGCCGAAGACCTCTCGCCGTCCGAGTCCTTCTCGAGAGACTTTGCCGGTTTCTGTGCTCCCCCCTTCTGACTTGCGCCGTGTCTGCAAAACGGCAAAGCTGGCGACAACTTGCGAGCGCCGCCCGCCTCTCTTGTCGGTTTTGTCGGCTGCCAGGTTCCACAACAAGGGCGTGTACGTGAAGGCGGGCCTGCAGAAGATCAGCGCCGCCAGGAGTCTGCACAGGGAACTGCAGCTCCAG GTGAGCGCAGCCCCGCGCGACCTCCCGACCTCACGACCTCCCGACCTCCCTCTGCCCGCACGTAGCTGGGGTTCCGGCGCGGACCTGTGGGGTTCCGAGGCGGACGCTCGCTACAGTAAGCCGAGCATCGACGACGGCCTGCTGGAGGTGGTGGGCGTCACGGGCGTGGTCCACATG GGTCAGGTGCAGAGCGGCCTGCGTTCCGGCATTCGGATCGCGCAGGGGAATTACGCGCGGGTCACGCTGAGGAAGGCTTTCCCGGTCCAGGTGGACGGCGAACCGTGGCTCCAACCTCCGGGACACATCGTTGTCTCCGCCGCCGGGCCCAAG GTGCGCATGCTGAGGAAGTCCAAACGCAAACCCGAGAAAGCGACGCACGGCGCCAAAGACGAGCGCTGGGAAAGCTCCGCCCCCTCGGACCGGCGTGCCGACGGGATGAAGCCGCGACCTTGA